The nucleotide window TCCCCGTCGAGCACGGTGTCGACCTTCTCGTTGTAGAAGGCGATCAGCCCGGCGATGGGCAGGAGTTCGCGGGTCGGGAAGTTGTAGGACCAGGCGAGGTCCGGATGGATCACCTCACCGACGCGGACCGACCAATAGTCGCTTGTCGTCCCCTTGTACGGGCACCGCGTGACCGTGTCGGTGTGGAGGAGATGTCCGAAGTCGACGTCGGTCCGGTTGAGGTAGTAGCGGGTGGGCAGCCCCGTCTCGAACACCAGCACCGGTGAGGTCGACTCGGCCAGGACCAGACCGTCGAGCTCGATCCGGACCGATCGTGTGGAGCGGAGCGAGTCAACCCGGGTGTAGGGATTGCGCGGATGGACGAAAACCTGTTCATCCTCCTCGTACCAGCCGTCGAGAGCGTCCCAATCGAAGCGCAGGGTGCCGCGGAGCTCCTCGATGTCGGTCTCGACC belongs to Mycobacteriales bacterium and includes:
- a CDS encoding DUF427 domain-containing protein yields the protein MEDYPQNIVPVNHVEPVPRRVRAYLAGEKVLDTTRARYVWEWAGYPEYYIPADDVRADLLVSRQHSQQTRRGPVQLQDLQVGDTYRPSAAKLLVETDIEELRGTLRFDWDALDGWYEEDEQVFVHPRNPYTRVDSLRSTRSVRIELDGLVLAESTSPVLVFETGLPTRYYLNRTDVDFGHLLHTDTVTRCPYKGTTSDYWSVRVGEVIHPDLAWSYNFPTRELLPIAGLIAFYNEKVDTVLDGERLDRPVTHFSS